Below is a genomic region from Haliotis asinina isolate JCU_RB_2024 chromosome 14, JCU_Hal_asi_v2, whole genome shotgun sequence.
acttcagcttctaattgatatatctaccaagtttggcagaaaaatattgaacgtttttgagttctgctctggaaacaaagcccatccctccattttgagactaagtccgaaacgtttccatggaaaccgagaaaataataaatcacaaaaacctgtaaatagcaaaaggaaccactttggggtctgccacacatatctaccaacttttgctgaaagatattacaaagtttttgagatgtgctccagaaacgaaacacacctgtcacttttaagacaaagtccgaaatgtttctacaaaaaccgagaaaataatatatcaccaatacctgtacatagcaaaaggcaccactttaggttctgattgatatatctaccaagttttgcagaaaaatattgaacgttttttagGTCTGCTCCGGAATCCctcccatccctccattttgagacaatgtctgaaacatttgcatggaaaccgagaaaataagaaatcacaaaaaactgtatatacccaaaggcaccactttggggtctgccacacatatctgccaactTTTGCTGttagatattaagaagtttttgagatCTGCTCTGAAAACGAAGTCCATTCCTCCATTTgaagactaagtctgaaacgtttccatggaaaccgagaaaataataaatcacaaaaacctgtaaatagcaaaaggcaccacttcgggttctgattgatatatccaccaagttttgcagaaaaatattgaacggtttttcagttctgctccggaaacgaaacacacctctcactttggagactatgtctgaaacatttccatggaaaccaagaaaataatacatcacaaaaacctgtaaatacaaaaagGCAAACGAAGctcaccccaccattagacgaacatcaaatgttccatggaaatacaaaaagaataaaaatgccaaaaatctgtaaatagcataaggcacaaccataggttgacattattatatatatcaagtttggtctaaaaatactgaatggtttccgagttatgctctggaaaccaaatgattacagacggacggaTGGATGCTTCGACCATATCCCCCCGCATAACATGCCGTgggaataaaaatgaaaatgccaaatctttgtaaatagcaaaaggcaccacttcgtggtctgccacacatatctaccaacttttgctgttagatattgaatagtttttgagttgagctccagaaacgaagcccatccctccattttgagactaagtccgaaacgtttccatgaaaattgtgaaaaaaataagTCACAAAAatctagcaaaaggcaccactttaggttctgataggtatatctaccaagttttgcagaaaaatattgaacagttttcgagttctgctccggaaacgaagcccatccctccattttgagactaagtccgaaatgtttccatgaaaattgtgaaaaaaataagTCACAAAAatctagcaaaaggcaccactttaggttctgataggtatatctaccaagttttgcagaaaaatattgaacagttttcgagttctgctccggaaacgaagcccatccctccattttgagactaagtccaaaacgtttccaaggaaactgtgaaaataataaaatcacaataacgtgtaaatagcaaaaagcatcactttaggttctgactgatatatctaccaagttctgcagaaaaatattgaacagttgctcttgaaacgaagcccatcccgcCATTAAACTAAGACCAAAATATTACGAAGACTGAAAtgaatggaaaaacaaaaacaaacaaaaatgccaaaaatctgtaaataacaaaggCACAACCACAgattcagattattatatctatcaattttgggcTAAAAGTATTGAACGGTCTTTGAGTTTcactccggaaacaaaatgattatggaccgatgaggcgtcgactatatcccctgcatgctggggggataaaaattttaacaaaataagcctcagtacccaACTGTGAGGCACGGGACATTCCTTCTGTTGATGGGGAAGTATGTAGCAAGGCTCTTTCTGTGtgcatcccacagatgacatccttaccttgtcagcttgctaactgggttaacctctttggtcatgtggatcCTACTCTGGATCAGAAGGTCCgttgttcgaatcccagcacaggAATCAGAAATTTTATGGCTGCTACATTGGCGCCAAATGTGGGGCTGAGCATGTTCAAATAACATTTGAGcaaaataagcctcagtacccaACTGTGCAGCCTGGGACGTCCCTCATTTTGACAGGGGAGTATGTAGTaaggcgtggagtcatcccacagatgacatcctcaccttgtcagcttgctgacggggttaacctctttagTCACATGGACAAGGCATCCGACTTTGGATCAGAAGGTCCGCCGTTCAAATCCCAGCACGGAACTCAGAAATTTTGTTACTgctacactgctttcagcagtattcctgtaGACAGAACAGATGCAGTTTGGGTACAGTGCTGACCTAATCAGTGGGAATCTGGCATTCGACCAACAATCAAACATTCCTTACTCTGGGTCAGTCAGGTCTCTGCATAGTGAAATGTGGCCCCACTGACATTTGATGACTGAGCCCTCCAATCTCCTACACACCAACATGTGTTGTGACTCTCAGCTAATTTGACATTTGTTAACACTCACCAAAAGCGAAGATAATGACAGTGTCAGCATTAGCACAGTTTGTGATTTGTAAGTCAAAGAAGACTTCACATATCCGTGACCAGATGAGATCCAGCATTCCACATGACACATCAATGTTGACAAGGCGTCCAGATTTCTGGAAATAGTCCACAAATGGTCGCACGCTACTGTCAAACAGGGTGGCTCGTCTCTGGGGAAACAACATAAATCATATTTACAGATACCAAAAAATAATTTGTGACTCTCAAGTTGTTTGTCTCTTGATAACGTGGCACTATAACAGCTATAAGACAGCTTCCTGTGAACATTATGACCTATCATGACATAATATGGTTACATCTTATATATCTTGTACATAAAATAGATATCAAcccagtcagtgagcctgaccatatGACCCATATGACAAATCTAAATACATGCTTCTGGGTACTGGGTTCAGCAAGACACATGCAGCTGacaaacagtatttcagtcaacAAGAGTAAGCTAATTCAAGACAATATTTTAAGATTTCCCtagattcataaacacatctcttTACCAGAGAAGCTCTGAGCTCACCTTGGTTCTGCCTGAGTCAGCTTCATCACTCTTCCCTGCCTGGTTCCCTCCTTCCTTCTTGTTCTCCGCATCAGGGGCCTTCACACACTCAGGCTCATTCTTCTTCTTCACCATCTTGTCCAGAGGGATGGAGAAGTTGATGGCAAACGATATGGGAAACTGGGGACAATCAACAGCTCAACACAATCATCATGAAAATTCGGGACTGACGTAGCTATGTAAAACATGAAACTTACTACCGGCACTGCAACAGAGAAGACCTACAATTTATTTCCATATTTTTACCAAATGCATGACAAAATGTGTGTCCAAGCATTATAAGCCCACAAATATAACCCTTTTTATGTGTAATTTAGCTTACAAGCTGCAACTTGGCTGCTTATATGTTGTGTGGTGAAATCCTTACATCCAACCATGTAAATGACAATATCCACAAAATCACCACTGAGGTAGTCACAAGAAACCCTTTCAGAGCTCAGAACTGCCAACAATATTTCACACTACTGAAGTGGGACCGTTTCACAAAGTTATCATAGCACTGTCTGCTGTAAGTCTATggtacagtataggaggtatgacagtcgtagcgctacaacAGCTTTGAGAAACTGAGCCCAACTAATACCCTATAAGGCTTAGCACAGTTCCTCACAGTTCAGACAATGAAACAACCTTACACAATGAAAACTTACAGATGTCTCAAAGTTCTTCAGTTCGAAGGTGGGGTCTTTGACAAGTCCAGCACTGCGTACAAGCCCCCGGAGATTGGGCATCAGGTCAATCACATAGCTTCCCTGAGTGTCGGCCTCCACCTCTTTCTTGATTTCATTCAGAGCCCATCTCAGTGTGATTTTTTCTGGGCTCTCCTGTACAGTAATACTGGCATAATGACTGATTGAACTACTGCTGTATTATGATAAGGACTTGCTACTATATGAAACACATTGTTTATTATAAAACCTGCAGACTGGGCCAGCAAGCACGTTTATTGTAAAACCTGCAGACTTGGCCAGTAAAcacatgttttctgtaaaaccTGCTATCTGATGGCAACACTCAGGATTCAGAGATAATAGTCATTGGCAAGCAAGATGGGATGGTAATGTTCCCTAGCTCAAAGTCTCACACAGAAAGATTTGCTTCAATGATATTGATTCATATTTCAACATAATCTCATTCCACATTGCAAAACTTTTGCCAGCATGTCCAAGACATTTCATTCCATTTTAATAGCAGCTGCTGTGATACATCATTCAAGTTGAAATGGGTTCATTTGGCATTCTCCATGTTTGTGGACAGATGGAAGACTGACATAGAAAGATCAGATGATCTAGATTGGCTCACAGAAAGAGCACTCCATTCTCAGCcattaacccgtgaaggtcccggggtagaataggccttcagcaacccatgcttgccataaaaggcgactatgcttgtcgtaagtggctactaacgggatcaggtggtcaggcttgctgacttggttgggacatgtcatgggttcccaattgcacagatcaatgctcatgttgttgatcactggattgtctggtccagactcgatcacttacagaccgctgccatatagctggaatattgatgtgtgcagtgtaaaactaaactcactcactcactctcagccATTCCTCACTACTCATACCGCTCTCATGGCCATGTTCATGACTCAATCTTGTCGAAGCACAAAGATGATATTACTCTTGGACTATTTCCAAGGAAACATAACTCTGAAATTCCAATCACAGTTACTCAAAGAAATCTATGAAGCTATTGCCATTGATTTGTCAGTCCATGCATCACCTAACATGACAGACACATCAGACATGGATctgtaatatttaatgtcactaTACCTTCACTattatttctgacattttttgTAGCAGTAAACTTCACACATGATGAGTTACGAACATCCAGACCCATTAACTTACAGGACCCTCAAACAATACTGCATGAAAATGTCTTGGGATTTGGTTTTAGAGAATACTTCTTAATTTCCAGTGTCTCCATGGTGTACAACATCTGATAAGAATGTAGGTTACACACAAAGCCTAAGTGAACAAAGACAAGTACTGTTTGGAATCAATAGAATCTAATGGGAATGCTGCAATGATCAGATCAATACTTGAACAAGTACATGACAACGGCAGCCTGTATACATTGATTATCCATGCACTTTCCTCTAACAGACAAAAAACACTCACTTCACGAACTAAAAGATAATTGGAACTATGTTAGCAAACATTACTGTCATTTGTCCTGTGGGCAGATGTTCTCTATGGACACGGTGCATGCTCAAGCTTAACTGGATGCTGTGATGCCCATTTATGTCAAGAGATATTCAGACACATGACACATATTAATATGTGGTCTATCTGTTTGAGGTGTGttgacaaatatatatacagcattGATTCAACACTGGCTGTTCCACATTAAAGATATTTGGAAATCTGATATTGTTTCCAAAACGATTGAACACTGACCTTTCTATATTTACAAATGCGTTGGTATCATATCTGATTTTCTATTTTCAACACTAAAAAGTAATCAAGTGAATGACACCTCATACTAGGGCTGTTACGAATAACTTGCACATTCAAAGCATTGAACTTTATACCTTCATGATGTTTTTTCAAAGGAGTTTTCTCATTTGAATTTAATAAACAGCTTTaataagtcagaattgtttcaatggaaaccaggaaaaatataaatgccaaaacaccgtaaacagcaaaagtcaccactCTGTGATCTGCCTAAAATATCTGCCATGTTTTACTGTAAGATCTTGAatagttttagagttctgctccggaaacgaagcccatccctccattttgagacgatgtccgaaacatttccatggaaaccaagaaaataataaatcacaaacgtgtaaatagcaaaaggcaccactttagggtctcccctacatatctgcaacattttgcagaaagatatttagaggtttttgagttgtgttccagaaacaaagtccatccctccattttgagactaactctgaaacatttccagggaaaaagagaaaatgataaatcaaaaaaacctgtaaatagcaaaaggcactaccttggggtctgccacacatatccaccaagttttgcagaaaaaatattgaacggtttttcagttctgttccagaaatgaagcccagaTAGCAtcagactaacaccaaaacgttccatggaaaaacataaaaaaaaaataaaaatgccaaaactctgtaaatagcaaaaggcacaaccataggttgagattattatatctatcaagtttagTCTAAAAATATAGCACTGTTTCCGAGTTAtgttccggaaacaaaatgaccacggacagacagatggacagacgaggcatcaactatatccccccgcattacatgccggggggataatgATTATTCCTGGGATATCCATATAAATGCTATCATTAAGAGGGTTAGCGCCATGATAAGGTGCATAAGAAACTTTAAATATCAAATGTAGACCCAAATATAGGATCACAGGGTTGTCATGTCCTCCACTTATTTTGATGTTAGGATGTAGCGATCTCAACACTGACAAACtcaacaaacatacacatgtatatcagaGAGATAGCAAACAGTGTGGCCACACCACTGAAGATGCATGTCATGATTCCTCATATGTTCCATTTTTGTTGCCATATGAGCAAGTATTTTTTCTTTTACAAATGGCTTTTCATCAGAGACAACCTTATAATGGAACTTCTTCCAATAACCCTCAAACTCAATCTGATATCTTGAAATTTGTATTTCACTGTCATGATAATGTTTCATATGTCTATGTATAAGTTCTTTTGAGCTTGTTGACCAATCCAGTTTATGTACTTATCATGAAATAGATATGTTGAAACCAATTAAATATAAGCAGTATCAGTATAAGTTGTGATTGTTCCATGAGTGCCAAGTAAGAGAACTGATATAATAAATATAGCAACACACAACAGTAGTGTTATGAAGCCTTTGAGACTACTGTTGTGGCAACTAATGGTGAAAGCCTATACTTTTCCCTCCAGACTTTGTCAGTATTTTCTTTACACACTGTCAACACTGTTCATATCAAAGGACACTCATGCGAGTCACATTCACGTCAGTATCTGtaattcaatgtgaaataaaGTCATTAGGTCATTGTTACAAGCCTCAAGTTAAAAGTAGAAACTTTAGGGGGTCCTTGGATTTAATTACTTTTGCAGTAGATTTCAAGGACATGCAGTAATGTCAGCCCCTTAAGATGAGAGTAGCTCACCTTCACATAGTCAATGATTTCACTTGTTGCAATTCCCCCAACTTCATCAGGATCTTTGGCTAGCTCCTTCAGGATGAGTTTTTCTAAATTTATCAATCGAAACCCAAAGGTCTGAATGAGGTCTTCCACAAGCTTGCCCTTCTTTGTTCCAGGACCACCTAGAGGATAAAATAAAACAGGTTCTTTTGGTTTTTTCTGCACAGAGCATCAGAGAGACCTATATATATTCAAGAATATGTTATTCCACTACATACAGGTTGTAACTAGATACACACTGAAAACAACACCATTTTTTAAGCAATAAATGTAAAATTCAAAGTCATTTCTGGGGTTTACTTAACAACATCACTTAGCTAAATGATCTCAAAGAGCATTTTTGCAACATCTTTTTTGTTAACAATACTCTGGAATTTTTATAAGTCTTAGCACCCTCACAAGTGAGTCCATGCCATGTTCTTCCATCACCATTCTTCATTCAATTTATGAATGGTACATTAATGGCCTCAAAGATATATGAAGCTTGATTGTCTGAGACTTAAAGAACCAGTCAATCATTGTTGTTACATTACATTCTTCTCACTGCAGTAATCTCTGTGATTTGATGTTAAACAATTTCAATTACCTTCATTTTCAGGATTCACCTTTTGGGACATGTGAACCAAACATGTAATCATCTCTCAAAAACATGATTAACACATTACATATGGTTAAAAACAAGATTAAGAGATTGTGAAATTCAATAAATTCATCACCAATACTCTAACACAAATCAagagatacaaacacacatacacacatatatatatatacacagaacaCTCACCAAAGACAAATATTATTTGCGGTGAATTTTCATGCAATTTAACTTCATTTCCAATACGAATGCTGACTTTCTGCCGATTGAACAGGAACGCAGTACTGCTCTTTCTTCTCTGTCT
It encodes:
- the LOC137261250 gene encoding uncharacterized protein encodes the protein MGCGKSVPEKRQRRKSSTAFLFNRQKVSIRIGNEVKLHENSPQIIFVFGGPGTKKGKLVEDLIQTFGFRLINLEKLILKELAKDPDEVGGIATSEIIDYVKESPEKITLRWALNEIKKEVEADTQGSYVIDLMPNLRGLVRSAGLVKDPTFELKNFETSFPISFAINFSIPLDKMVKKKNEPECVKAPDAENKKEGGNQAGKSDEADSGRTKRRATLFDSSVRPFVDYFQKSGRLVNIDVSCGMLDLIWSRICEVFFDLQITNCANADTVIIFAFDESTIEEIELGQYCIHRLNLREYIQDPQEPAEKILTSISRVIEDYDPTVKAFAVNLEGTSLDKKMTVEGKRHIMFIDENNMKLDSHVKMQMKGKPCAKNFKALCSLENQICLFPQDTDLELCKNISLFLAKCRLNS